The Gimibacter soli genome includes a region encoding these proteins:
- a CDS encoding hybrid sensor histidine kinase/response regulator: MHAEDALQATLEAQVQRENALSALHQLMGYGGFIHNFKNYVLRGEADRAEETRRQINGALTALTALEKSFNQESFGFGKGREVRSTLQAYLANLDVAIEMKEAGAAIADIDRRVRIDDRMAGRGLAEIAETSRQIGLVTLTRAQEDIATWQTSRDFAVAFFCISILVLTFGPALWRRVLNEPRKQLAFTDDLLTSMEHAAGSGYFVRDLATGDLKFSEGLFALLKLDPVDGHPSFERLTARCTPEERHIFEDVFLRDDLDDDILTRELVYRSKADEERILKVRVRQRTKDRKSLVVGLVMDVTEERRDARELLTARQRFELARQSISLGLWDLNVLEETKEWDQGMFDIYGIDPAQFTGRRDATINMIHSEDRASIIEAFKHFLQSDISTLSLRYRVTRGDGREIWINRRAVAKCNDHGEAIRVVGMDIDITREIEVEAELRKALKAVSTANRAKSNFLAMVSHEVRTPLTAMLGMLDLISVETDDPQITEYLAIIRENGEHLTRILNDILDMSKSEAGKLKLTSEPFLPYRVVTQVARLFEAAAAEKGLSLAVQVLGDSGLYLLGDGGRIRQIASNLIGNAVKYTAGGSVTATLAIDPPADPLAPVALRLTIDDTGTPIDPAILDRLFLPFERGTMEADSKIGGTGLGLSISRRIAQMMNGDVTYTAVSRSGNRFTFTALLPKSQEQRDLRDPTPGRQHEHAKSLKILIVEDIAINRRILEKKLAGHWGMQLVMAENGLEAVNLMRSGSFDLVLMDIQMPEMTGTEAVELIRATMPEHAATPIIALTANAFDDQRREYLRLGFNDCLTKPYDWNEMYQLLSAITPIAAAKASTGRRKNLSAPAGE; the protein is encoded by the coding sequence ATGCACGCAGAAGATGCGCTGCAGGCGACACTTGAAGCTCAAGTCCAGCGCGAGAATGCCCTCTCCGCCCTTCATCAGCTGATGGGCTACGGCGGCTTCATCCACAATTTCAAAAATTATGTCCTGCGCGGCGAAGCCGACCGGGCGGAAGAGACCCGCCGCCAGATCAACGGCGCTCTGACAGCACTCACTGCCCTTGAGAAATCTTTCAATCAGGAAAGCTTCGGCTTTGGCAAGGGTCGCGAGGTACGTTCGACCCTGCAGGCCTATCTCGCCAATCTTGATGTGGCTATCGAGATGAAAGAGGCGGGCGCCGCGATAGCCGATATAGACAGGCGGGTACGGATCGATGACCGGATGGCCGGGCGGGGACTTGCCGAAATCGCTGAAACCAGTCGCCAGATTGGTCTGGTCACACTGACGCGGGCGCAAGAAGACATCGCAACCTGGCAGACCTCGCGCGACTTTGCCGTTGCCTTCTTCTGTATCTCGATCCTCGTCTTGACCTTCGGCCCTGCCCTTTGGCGCCGCGTTCTGAATGAGCCGCGCAAACAACTTGCCTTCACCGATGACCTGTTGACCTCCATGGAGCATGCAGCCGGATCAGGCTATTTTGTCCGTGATCTGGCGACCGGCGACCTGAAATTCTCGGAAGGCCTGTTTGCACTGCTCAAACTGGATCCCGTCGACGGCCACCCCTCGTTCGAGCGATTGACGGCGCGCTGCACACCTGAAGAGCGCCATATATTCGAAGACGTTTTCCTGCGCGATGATCTTGACGATGACATTCTTACACGAGAACTCGTTTATCGCTCCAAAGCTGATGAAGAACGCATTCTGAAGGTCCGGGTCCGCCAGCGCACAAAGGACCGAAAATCACTCGTGGTCGGACTAGTGATGGATGTGACAGAGGAACGGCGCGATGCCCGCGAATTGCTGACCGCTCGCCAGCGTTTTGAACTGGCACGGCAATCCATCAGCCTTGGGCTTTGGGACCTGAATGTCCTTGAGGAAACAAAGGAATGGGATCAGGGCATGTTCGATATTTACGGGATCGACCCTGCGCAATTCACAGGGCGACGCGACGCGACGATCAACATGATCCACAGCGAGGACCGCGCATCAATCATCGAAGCCTTCAAGCATTTCCTGCAGAGCGACATCAGCACCCTCAGCCTTCGTTACCGCGTCACACGGGGCGACGGTCGTGAAATCTGGATCAACAGAAGGGCCGTCGCCAAATGCAATGACCACGGCGAAGCGATCCGCGTCGTCGGGATGGACATTGATATCACGCGCGAAATCGAGGTGGAGGCAGAACTTCGGAAGGCGTTGAAGGCGGTAAGCACCGCCAACCGCGCCAAATCAAATTTCCTGGCCATGGTCAGCCATGAAGTAAGAACGCCGCTTACTGCCATGCTGGGCATGCTGGACTTGATCTCGGTGGAAACGGATGACCCGCAAATCACCGAATACCTTGCCATCATCCGGGAGAATGGCGAGCACCTGACGCGTATCCTGAATGACATTCTCGATATGTCGAAATCAGAAGCCGGAAAGCTGAAACTGACGTCAGAGCCGTTCCTGCCATACCGGGTGGTGACACAAGTTGCCCGGCTATTCGAAGCGGCGGCGGCAGAAAAAGGCTTGTCGCTTGCCGTTCAGGTATTGGGCGATAGCGGGCTCTATCTCCTCGGTGATGGCGGTCGCATCAGGCAGATTGCCAGCAATCTCATCGGCAATGCTGTCAAATATACGGCAGGCGGTAGCGTGACGGCGACGCTTGCAATCGACCCGCCGGCAGACCCCTTGGCCCCCGTTGCCCTTCGCCTGACCATCGACGATACCGGCACCCCGATCGATCCGGCCATTCTGGACCGGCTGTTCCTTCCCTTTGAACGTGGCACGATGGAAGCGGACAGCAAAATCGGGGGAACCGGGCTTGGCCTTTCCATCAGCCGTCGCATCGCACAGATGATGAATGGCGACGTAACCTATACCGCTGTAAGCAGATCCGGAAATCGCTTCACCTTCACAGCACTGCTGCCCAAATCGCAGGAACAACGAGACCTGCGCGACCCGACGCCCGGCCGGCAGCATGAGCATGCGAAGTCCCTGAAAATCCTGATTGTGGAAGATATCGCCATCAATCGCCGGATTCTTGAGAAGAAACTGGCCGGCCACTGGGGCATGCAGCTTGTCATGGCTGAAAATGGCCTTGAAGCCGTCAACCTGATGCGGTCCGGCAGTTTTGACCTGGTCCTGATGGATATCCAGATGCCGGAAATGACGGGCACAGAAGCGGTGGAATTGATCCGCGCCACAATGCCCGAGCATGCCGCCACACCGATCATCGCGCTAACAGCAAATGCCTTTGACGATCAACGACGGGAATATTTGCGGCTTGGCTTCAACGATTGCCTGACCAAGCCGTATGACTGGAACGAAATGTACCAGTTGCTTTCAGCCATCACGCCGATAGCTGCCGCGAAGGCGTCAACTGGCCGGAGAAAAAACCTCAGCGCTCCGGCAGGGGAATGA
- a CDS encoding IclR family transcriptional regulator, translating into MAGASSPIKRLAAILDAVAASPSGLALKEIADAIGLPMATTHRMIHSLVDIGYVEGGSGRATFTIGPRLLRIFHLAFDTDTLATLVEPALRAQTEDLGIAAYLVQFKDSRIDLIHTTMPVHPSHTIMHPGDAFPINASAAGKVLFAHQPRERQLEELKKPLVAYDDLTLTDHEAILADLDAVKARGYGMSDEELDRGVLAIACPVELEKIGVIYSVGALGLKARMLADRDVPEIAARIARTAAEIKALLEPLRRSGEAS; encoded by the coding sequence ATGGCCGGGGCCTCCTCCCCTATCAAGCGACTGGCGGCAATCCTTGATGCCGTGGCAGCAAGCCCATCAGGCCTTGCGCTGAAGGAAATCGCTGACGCGATCGGGCTGCCGATGGCGACCACCCACCGCATGATCCACAGCCTTGTCGATATCGGCTATGTGGAAGGCGGCAGCGGCCGGGCGACCTTCACCATCGGGCCGCGCCTTTTGCGCATCTTCCATCTGGCTTTCGATACCGACACGCTCGCTACCCTTGTGGAGCCGGCGCTGCGCGCGCAAACCGAAGACCTCGGCATCGCGGCCTATCTGGTGCAGTTCAAGGACAGCCGGATCGACCTTATCCACACCACCATGCCGGTGCATCCAAGCCACACGATCATGCATCCGGGCGACGCCTTCCCGATCAATGCCTCGGCCGCTGGCAAGGTGCTGTTTGCGCACCAGCCGCGCGAACGGCAACTGGAAGAGCTGAAAAAACCGCTTGTTGCCTATGATGACCTCACCCTCACCGATCATGAGGCCATCCTTGCTGACCTTGATGCCGTGAAGGCGCGCGGCTATGGCATGTCGGACGAGGAACTGGACCGTGGGGTACTGGCCATCGCCTGCCCGGTCGAGCTTGAAAAGATCGGTGTCATCTATTCGGTCGGCGCGCTTGGCCTGAAGGCCCGTATGCTGGCCGACCGGGACGTGCCTGAAATAGCCGCCCGCATCGCGCGCACCGCGGCAGAGATAAAAGCCCTCCTTGAGCCCCTTCGGCGTTCCGGCGAGGCCAGCTAA
- a CDS encoding cryptochrome/photolyase family protein → MLTTALYLVTAQSLRLDDNPALAAAAREADHIVPAYIHDETRPRPTGGAAKWWLHHALADHARDLARAGAPLVLRHGALLTEVEKLVAETGARTLYLQHDPTPGMHAVEDALHHWAEENGIVCRRFGGHLLFDPVEIRTGAGKPYSVFTPFWRACIELGPRAPIPAPEKLSAPDNMPATLSLDALGLLPRGVDWTGGIAATWEPGETAAHKRLDHFIEAGLRGYGHDRDFPALEDGTTTLSPYLRFGNISPRRLFARLADIAAMEPALAQGAAHVQRELGWREFCWHLAVAKPDLATRPIREDFTAFPWHEPDPADLKRWQRGQTGFPIIDAGMRQLWQTGWMHNRVRMIVASFLAKDMLTDWRHGEAWFWDTLVDADAASNPANWQWVAGCGADAAPFFRIFNPTLQSAKFDGTGDYIRRFVPELANLPDAHIHEPHTAPAGVLHASGVALGRTYPLPMLDRSMARARALDAYQARGTTP, encoded by the coding sequence ATGCTGACCACTGCCCTTTATCTTGTGACTGCCCAGTCGCTGCGCCTTGATGACAATCCGGCGCTGGCCGCTGCCGCGCGCGAGGCTGACCATATTGTCCCCGCCTATATCCATGACGAGACCCGCCCCCGCCCGACGGGCGGTGCCGCGAAATGGTGGCTGCATCATGCCCTCGCCGATCATGCCCGCGACCTCGCCCGCGCCGGTGCGCCGCTTGTGCTTCGTCATGGCGCTTTGCTCACAGAAGTGGAAAAGCTGGTCGCAGAGACAGGTGCCCGGACCCTGTATCTGCAACATGACCCTACCCCCGGCATGCATGCGGTGGAAGATGCCCTGCACCATTGGGCCGAAGAAAACGGGATCGTCTGCCGACGCTTCGGCGGGCATCTGTTGTTCGACCCTGTGGAAATCCGGACTGGTGCCGGCAAGCCCTATTCGGTGTTCACCCCCTTCTGGCGTGCCTGTATCGAGCTTGGCCCGCGCGCTCCCATCCCCGCACCCGAAAAGCTTTCGGCGCCCGACAACATGCCCGCGACCCTGTCGCTTGATGCGCTTGGCCTGCTGCCCCGGGGCGTGGACTGGACGGGCGGTATCGCAGCCACATGGGAGCCGGGCGAGACGGCGGCCCACAAACGACTCGACCATTTCATCGAGGCAGGCCTCAGGGGCTATGGTCATGACAGGGACTTTCCCGCGCTCGAGGACGGGACCACGACACTTTCCCCCTATCTACGGTTCGGCAATATCAGCCCGCGGCGGCTGTTTGCCCGGCTTGCCGATATCGCCGCGATGGAACCCGCGCTCGCGCAAGGGGCAGCCCATGTCCAAAGGGAGCTTGGTTGGCGGGAATTCTGCTGGCATCTGGCTGTGGCCAAACCCGACCTTGCCACGCGCCCGATCCGCGAGGATTTCACCGCTTTCCCTTGGCATGAACCCGACCCCGCCGACCTGAAGCGCTGGCAGAGGGGGCAGACCGGGTTCCCCATCATCGATGCCGGTATGCGGCAGCTGTGGCAAACCGGCTGGATGCATAACCGGGTGCGGATGATCGTCGCCTCGTTCCTCGCCAAGGACATGCTGACCGACTGGCGGCACGGCGAAGCATGGTTCTGGGATACGCTTGTGGATGCCGACGCCGCCAGCAACCCCGCCAACTGGCAATGGGTTGCCGGCTGCGGCGCCGATGCCGCACCCTTCTTCCGGATTTTCAATCCGACCCTACAGTCTGCCAAGTTCGATGGGACTGGCGATTATATTCGCCGCTTCGTGCCAGAGCTTGCCAATCTGCCCGACGCCCACATCCACGAACCACACACGGCCCCCGCTGGGGTTTTGCACGCGTCGGGTGTTGCGCTTGGTAGAACCTACCCCCTACCGATGCTTGACCGGTCAATGGCTCGCGCCCGCGCCCTTGACGCCTATCAGGCAAGAGGAACCACCCCCTAG
- a CDS encoding amidohydrolase, with the protein MKKLTPLARTLAAAVALVALNPMKETTMAAETADMIVLGDYVVTMDDAAGVIEHGAVAVKDGAIVAVGKADEIKAKYTAKEIMNGDSKVLMPGLVNGHTHTSMTLLRGVADDLDLMTWLTKFIFPMEGRFVDPEFVRIGTSLACWEMIRGGTTSFVDMYFYPEVIAGVVEECGLRAVVTAPMIDFPSPGFKGWEDSFAAGVKFVESHKGKSARVKPGLAPHAPYTVSKEHLAEVLGAAKKLDVPISIHVAEDQSETKTIADKYGMTSIELLSEIGYLDHPVIAAHVVWPSEHDRALMAKGKMSPIHNPTSNLKTGAGIAPVPQMLDDGITLGLATDGAASNNDLDMWEEIRFAALLHKGNMHNPTVVPALSALKMATSEGAKAATLGDVTGKLVPGLRADMIQVDLTSPRLAPLYDVISHLVYATNSGDVVTTIVDGRVLMKDGKVLAIDGAKVKAEADALGAKIKAALAEAN; encoded by the coding sequence ATGAAGAAACTGACCCCCCTGGCGCGGACGTTGGCCGCTGCCGTGGCCCTTGTGGCCCTCAACCCGATGAAGGAGACGACGATGGCGGCTGAAACGGCTGACATGATTGTGCTTGGCGACTATGTGGTCACCATGGACGATGCGGCAGGCGTGATCGAGCATGGCGCCGTCGCCGTGAAGGATGGTGCCATCGTTGCTGTCGGCAAGGCTGACGAGATCAAGGCGAAATACACCGCCAAGGAAATCATGAACGGCGACAGCAAGGTGCTGATGCCGGGTCTTGTGAACGGCCATACCCACACCTCGATGACGCTCCTGCGTGGTGTTGCGGACGATCTGGATCTGATGACCTGGCTGACGAAATTCATCTTCCCGATGGAAGGACGTTTCGTTGATCCCGAGTTCGTGCGCATCGGCACCAGCCTCGCCTGCTGGGAAATGATCCGCGGCGGCACAACTTCGTTCGTCGATATGTATTTCTACCCGGAAGTGATTGCGGGCGTGGTGGAGGAGTGCGGCCTGCGTGCCGTTGTCACCGCCCCGATGATTGATTTCCCGAGCCCCGGTTTCAAGGGCTGGGAAGACAGCTTTGCCGCTGGCGTGAAGTTCGTGGAAAGCCACAAGGGCAAATCGGCCCGGGTGAAGCCGGGCCTTGCCCCGCATGCGCCCTATACCGTTTCGAAAGAGCATCTGGCCGAGGTATTGGGCGCTGCCAAAAAACTGGACGTGCCGATTTCGATCCACGTGGCGGAAGACCAGTCAGAAACCAAAACGATTGCCGACAAATACGGCATGACCTCGATCGAGCTTCTGAGCGAGATCGGCTATCTGGATCATCCTGTGATCGCCGCGCATGTTGTGTGGCCGAGCGAGCATGACCGCGCGCTTATGGCCAAAGGCAAGATGTCGCCGATCCATAACCCGACGTCGAACCTGAAGACGGGCGCCGGGATCGCGCCGGTGCCGCAGATGCTGGATGACGGCATCACGCTTGGCCTTGCGACCGATGGTGCGGCCTCGAACAACGACCTTGATATGTGGGAAGAGATCCGCTTCGCGGCCCTCCTGCACAAGGGCAACATGCACAATCCGACCGTTGTACCGGCCCTCAGCGCCCTGAAGATGGCAACGTCCGAAGGCGCCAAGGCGGCAACGCTTGGTGATGTGACGGGCAAGCTGGTGCCGGGTCTGCGCGCCGACATGATCCAGGTGGACCTGACAAGCCCGCGCCTTGCACCGCTTTATGATGTGATTTCGCACCTTGTGTATGCCACCAACTCGGGCGACGTCGTTACCACCATCGTGGATGGCCGGGTGCTGATGAAAGATGGCAAGGTGCTGGCAATCGATGGCGCCAAGGTGAAAGCCGAAGCCGATGCGCTGGGCGCCAAGATCAAGGCCGCCCTCGCCGAGGCCAACTGA
- the modA gene encoding molybdate ABC transporter substrate-binding protein, which produces MYGSRLHTFLTAFFALCLLLAPSATAQSETRHKPIIFAAASLVEALPAILGPNEATYVFGPSATLARQIEAGAPADIYISANADWTDWLLKAGKLHDVQVIAGNRLVLAVPADDKVKDRATIDAAAFMEILGNRRLAIADPRSAPAGVYAQAFLKHLGLVDTLKDRLAMGESVRATLRLVERGGLPGLVYESDTAGNLAVRVITPIAAEASGAVRYSGGVVSDRPDLDTLLTRLAAPEAARTWKRFGFLPAAELSHNSTE; this is translated from the coding sequence ATGTATGGATCACGCCTTCACACTTTCTTGACAGCCTTCTTCGCCCTTTGCCTGCTGCTGGCACCTTCCGCCACCGCGCAATCGGAAACACGGCACAAGCCGATCATCTTTGCAGCAGCAAGCCTTGTGGAGGCGCTGCCTGCGATCCTTGGCCCCAATGAGGCGACCTATGTGTTCGGCCCGAGTGCGACCCTCGCCCGCCAGATCGAGGCCGGCGCCCCGGCGGATATCTATATTTCCGCCAATGCAGACTGGACCGACTGGCTTTTGAAGGCGGGCAAACTGCATGACGTGCAAGTGATTGCCGGCAACCGGCTGGTCCTTGCCGTACCTGCAGACGACAAGGTGAAGGACCGCGCCACCATCGATGCTGCCGCCTTCATGGAAATCCTCGGCAACCGGCGCCTCGCGATTGCTGACCCGCGCAGCGCCCCCGCCGGTGTCTATGCACAAGCCTTCCTCAAACATCTCGGCCTTGTCGATACGCTGAAAGACCGCCTCGCCATGGGGGAAAGCGTGCGTGCCACCCTGCGCCTTGTGGAGCGCGGCGGCCTGCCTGGCCTTGTTTATGAAAGCGACACAGCAGGCAATCTGGCTGTCCGGGTCATCACCCCGATCGCCGCCGAGGCAAGCGGTGCTGTACGCTACTCAGGCGGGGTCGTCTCCGACCGGCCTGACCTCGACACCCTCCTTACTCGCCTTGCGGCCCCCGAAGCAGCACGTACATGGAAGCGCTTCGGATTCCTGCCTGCGGCTGAACTGTCTCATAATAGCACAGAATAA
- the nadA gene encoding quinolinate synthase NadA: protein MNLPLNPALDPSLDLVAEINRLRKEKNAVILAHYYQDGAIQDIADFVGDSLDLSRKAAATDADVIVFCGVRFMAEVAKILSPEKIVVLPDLEAGCSLEDSCPPDEFEAFVKARPDHIVLSYINCSAAVKGLSDIIVTSSNAKHIVNSLPKDQKIIFGPDRHLGGYLARQLGREDMVLWQGTCIVHEKFSEKELIKLKAQYPDAPVAAHPECPDNIIAHADHVGSTRDILNFSINSPADTIIVATEPGIIHQMEKAAPHKTFIGAPGADGNCSCNTCPFMALNTMEKLYLCLRDLGPEIQLDEETRVKAEKPLRRMLEMSPTQGPAPDVSKVEV from the coding sequence ATGAATCTGCCCCTGAACCCCGCCCTTGACCCGAGCCTCGATCTCGTTGCCGAGATCAACCGCCTCAGGAAGGAAAAGAACGCGGTAATCCTCGCCCACTATTATCAGGATGGCGCGATCCAGGATATTGCCGACTTCGTGGGCGACAGCCTCGACCTGTCGCGCAAGGCAGCGGCCACGGATGCCGATGTCATCGTCTTCTGCGGCGTGCGCTTCATGGCGGAAGTCGCCAAGATCCTGAGCCCCGAGAAAATCGTGGTGCTGCCCGATCTTGAAGCCGGCTGCAGCCTGGAAGACAGCTGCCCGCCCGACGAGTTCGAAGCCTTCGTCAAGGCCCGCCCCGATCATATCGTGCTCAGCTACATCAACTGCTCGGCAGCGGTGAAGGGGCTTTCCGATATCATTGTGACGAGCTCAAACGCCAAGCATATCGTGAACAGCCTGCCAAAGGACCAGAAGATCATCTTCGGGCCGGACCGGCACCTTGGCGGCTATCTCGCCCGCCAGCTCGGCCGCGAGGACATGGTCCTGTGGCAGGGCACCTGCATCGTGCACGAGAAATTCAGCGAGAAAGAGCTGATCAAGCTGAAAGCCCAGTATCCGGATGCCCCCGTGGCCGCGCACCCCGAATGCCCGGACAATATCATCGCGCATGCCGACCATGTGGGCTCCACCCGCGACATCCTGAATTTCTCGATCAATAGCCCGGCCGACACGATCATCGTGGCGACCGAACCCGGCATCATCCACCAGATGGAAAAGGCGGCCCCGCACAAGACCTTCATCGGTGCACCGGGCGCGGACGGCAATTGCAGCTGCAACACCTGCCCCTTCATGGCGCTGAATACGATGGAGAAGCTCTATCTTTGCCTGCGCGACCTCGGGCCCGAAATCCAGCTGGATGAAGAAACCCGCGTGAAGGCTGAAAAGCCGCTGCGCCGGATGCTGGA
- a CDS encoding pirin family protein — MSWTDCDTPGCDTAGDEKAIRYVIRPKPRDLGGFSVRRSLPAIEARSVGPFVFFDQMGPAEFAPGTGIDVRPHPHIGLATLTWLVDGAIMHRDSLGSVQEIRPGAVNWMTAGHGIVHSERTPDAERAAGHKLYGLQIWMALPKDRETMDPAFDHYPADSLPTFEGPGMRGILVAGEGWGKTSPVTVQSRTLYADISLEDGASVNVPADHTERAVYMLDGAVTIGSERHEPGAMLVLEESAPVTVTASGGPARLMVLGGDPLDGPRRMYWNFVATDVSMIEEAKDRWREGRFDPVPGDDEFIPLPER; from the coding sequence ATGAGCTGGACCGACTGCGATACACCGGGCTGCGATACCGCAGGTGACGAAAAGGCGATCCGCTATGTGATCCGGCCGAAACCGCGCGATCTTGGCGGCTTTTCGGTGCGCCGGTCGCTCCCGGCCATTGAGGCGCGGTCGGTTGGTCCCTTCGTATTCTTCGATCAGATGGGACCGGCCGAATTCGCGCCGGGCACGGGGATCGATGTGCGCCCGCACCCCCATATCGGGCTCGCGACCCTTACCTGGCTGGTGGACGGCGCCATCATGCACCGCGACAGTCTGGGCTCGGTGCAGGAAATCCGCCCGGGTGCGGTGAACTGGATGACGGCGGGGCATGGCATCGTCCATTCCGAACGCACGCCGGACGCCGAACGGGCAGCAGGCCACAAGCTATACGGGCTGCAGATATGGATGGCCCTGCCGAAAGACCGGGAGACGATGGACCCGGCCTTCGACCATTACCCTGCCGACAGCCTGCCGACCTTCGAGGGGCCGGGAATGCGCGGCATTCTGGTTGCCGGTGAAGGCTGGGGCAAAACATCCCCTGTGACAGTACAAAGCCGCACCCTTTATGCCGATATCAGCCTTGAAGACGGGGCTTCGGTGAATGTGCCGGCGGATCACACCGAACGGGCGGTCTATATGCTGGATGGGGCCGTCACCATCGGCAGCGAAAGGCACGAACCCGGCGCCATGCTGGTGCTGGAAGAGAGCGCACCTGTAACGGTGACAGCGTCGGGCGGGCCGGCGCGGCTGATGGTACTGGGCGGTGATCCACTAGATGGCCCGCGCCGCATGTACTGGAATTTTGTCGCAACCGACGTGTCGATGATCGAGGAAGCCAAGGACCGCTGGCGCGAGGGCAGGTTTGATCCCGTACCGGGCGACGATGAATTCATTCCCCTGCCGGAGCGCTGA
- a CDS encoding substrate-binding periplasmic protein, protein MIRPALRLFGILTALVVPQVAQADDQTKKPAPLVIGTMQEVPPYVFEHPSRGIDIDIIRAAFARMGREVVIMHVPTLRLERLLSSGRAHAISVNSADVKGCIPSQPFSYWRDAVLVRKGLPKGVYSMIDLAGLNVATFPKAERALGNALKPFIRYFGSYNYLINTDALDLLQRGRLDAYIGDRLLVEYSLNERGWEGELPYELAFDLPPTPRLLCFSDKAMAARFDAALAEIQAAGADQQINNVYLGRLRGEDDTPADEAGEDPAPEAPAAP, encoded by the coding sequence TTGATCCGTCCTGCCCTGCGCCTGTTTGGCATCCTTACCGCACTGGTTGTGCCGCAGGTGGCGCAGGCAGATGACCAGACCAAGAAGCCCGCCCCCCTCGTCATCGGCACGATGCAGGAAGTGCCGCCCTATGTGTTCGAACATCCCTCCCGCGGCATTGATATTGATATCATCCGGGCAGCCTTTGCCCGCATGGGGCGCGAGGTTGTCATCATGCATGTCCCGACGTTGCGGCTGGAGCGGCTTCTGTCCTCCGGTCGGGCCCATGCGATTTCGGTCAACAGTGCGGATGTCAAAGGCTGTATCCCGAGCCAACCGTTCTCCTATTGGCGCGACGCCGTGCTGGTGCGCAAGGGGTTACCGAAAGGCGTTTACAGCATGATCGATCTGGCCGGGCTGAATGTGGCGACCTTCCCGAAGGCCGAACGTGCGCTCGGCAATGCGCTCAAACCCTTCATCCGCTATTTCGGCAGCTATAATTATCTGATCAACACCGATGCGCTTGATCTTCTGCAGCGCGGACGGCTGGATGCCTATATCGGCGACCGGCTTCTTGTCGAATATTCCCTGAATGAGCGCGGCTGGGAGGGCGAGTTGCCCTACGAACTGGCGTTCGACCTACCACCCACCCCGCGCCTTCTGTGTTTCAGTGACAAAGCCATGGCCGCGCGCTTCGACGCAGCCCTTGCCGAAATTCAGGCCGCTGGCGCCGATCAGCAGATCAACAATGTCTATCTTGGGAGATTGCGTGGGGAAGACGATACCCCCGCAGATGAGGCGGGCGAAGACCCCGCACCGGAGGCACCGGCGGCGCCCTGA
- a CDS encoding MBL fold metallo-hydrolase, giving the protein MPIDFKQDFTMNPGVAEALSPLVTRVLAPNPSPFTYTGTGTFIVGTEKLAVIDPGPEMPAHGEALMQAIAGRKVSHILVTHTHRDHSPLSRWLKDQTGAPILAFGPHGAGRRAGLEGEDVEAGADKDFAPDVTLADGEVIKGPDWTITALHTPGHTSNHLCFHLAEEDTVFVGDHVMAWATTVILPPDGDVRAYLKSLERLVAMNPALLRPTHGPEVDKPARFMRAIIGHRRMREAQIVGHLEAGIDNIDMMVERMYKEIDPRLFPAAARSVLAHLIALVDDGRVSADPAPGLGARYRLS; this is encoded by the coding sequence ATGCCCATCGATTTCAAACAGGATTTCACGATGAACCCTGGCGTGGCGGAGGCACTGAGCCCGCTTGTCACCCGCGTACTGGCCCCGAACCCCAGCCCCTTCACCTACACCGGCACCGGCACTTTCATCGTCGGCACGGAAAAGCTTGCCGTCATCGACCCCGGCCCCGAGATGCCGGCCCACGGCGAGGCGCTGATGCAGGCGATAGCGGGCCGCAAAGTGAGCCATATCCTTGTCACCCACACCCACCGGGATCATTCGCCCCTGTCGCGCTGGCTGAAAGACCAGACCGGCGCCCCGATCCTCGCCTTCGGCCCGCATGGTGCCGGACGGCGTGCGGGGCTGGAAGGTGAAGATGTGGAAGCGGGTGCCGACAAGGACTTCGCCCCGGACGTGACGCTTGCTGACGGAGAAGTGATCAAGGGCCCGGACTGGACAATCACGGCCCTGCATACCCCCGGCCACACATCCAACCACCTGTGTTTCCATCTGGCGGAAGAAGACACAGTCTTTGTGGGCGATCATGTGATGGCATGGGCCACCACCGTGATCCTGCCGCCGGACGGCGACGTGCGCGCCTATCTCAAAAGCCTTGAACGGCTGGTCGCGATGAACCCTGCGCTCCTGCGCCCCACACACGGGCCGGAAGTTGACAAACCCGCGCGTTTCATGCGCGCCATCATCGGCCACCGCCGCATGCGCGAGGCCCAGATTGTCGGTCATCTTGAAGCCGGCATCGACAATATCGATATGATGGTGGAGCGGATGTACAAGGAAATCGACCCAAGGCTGTTTCCGGCCGCCGCCCGGTCGGTCCTCGCCCATCTCATCGCCCTTGTCGATGACGGGCGGGTGAGCGCCGACCCCGCCCCCGGCCTTGGCGCCCGCTACCGCCTATCCTGA